The Mercenaria mercenaria strain notata chromosome 8, MADL_Memer_1, whole genome shotgun sequence genome has a segment encoding these proteins:
- the LOC123522879 gene encoding tyramine receptor Ser-2-like, giving the protein MDSSEENALLLEDLNDQKIREYAPAIAYSAFVMILGIFGNIFSIIYYGFKSTKTTTNNLITYLAVTDFVTCIVFCDEIIELCFTITFKDVIGCKFMYFTNHTLVVGSAFILTLISVDRFRKICRRQSWQLTVLTARICVGVLLFLSFLLSVRDFVILDVVQVNLTSPAQNKSIPGYYCTHTRDGDMKTTVTAFQLIDLATFIIVITTMVVLYSFVAREIWIQRKRKESHMLLVAAKSSVTESESTDVKGFHKISAEDTGSSVLNENTDQNVSHSDTKVDINTPQLIFSQLPEQKEKCFTVEGNIPKIGDDQSPATRNPTENNREHKEHNSKRKHADAIERKIAVMMIVITGASVLSFVPYFIVNLGVKRKSNTPEQEFSVGMQIALRSFMLNNAVNPYIMGLFNTQFRRFVKDIICKCQCLRK; this is encoded by the coding sequence ATGGATTCCTCAGAAGAAAATGCGCTGCTTCTTGAAGACCTTAATGATCAGAAGATACGGGAATACGCTCCGGCTATTGCATACTCCGCATTTGTGATGATACTTGgaatttttggaaatattttctcCATTATATACTATGGATTCAAATCCACCAAAACTACTACCAATAACTTGATAACGTACTTGGCAGTCACGGACTTTGTGACATGTATCGTGTTCTGcgatgaaataattgaattgtGCTTTACAATAACTTTCAAGGATGTTATCGGATGTAAGTTTATGTATTTtacaaatcatacattggtaGTAGGGTCTGCTTTCATTTTGACTTTAATAAGTGTAGACCGATTCCGAAAGATCTGCCGGCGGCAATCGTGGCAGTTAACTGTGTTAACAGCCAGAATTTGCGTTGGGGTATTGTTATTTCTATCTTTTCTCCTGTCTGTCAGGGATTTTGTTATTTTAGACGTTGTACAGGTAAACCTTACATCCCCCGCGCAGAATAAATCAATTCCGGGTTACTACTGCACACATACGAGGGACGGGGACATGAAAACTACAGTTACTGCCTTTCAGTTGATAGATTTAGCAACTTTTATAATAGTTATCACAACAATGGTTGTCTTGTACTCATTTGTTGCAAGGGAGATTTGGATACAAAGGAAACGGAAGGAAAGTCATATGCTTTTGGTAGCGGCAAAATCAAGTGTTACAGAATCTGAGTCAACTGATGTGAAAGGCTTTCATAAGATATCTGCAGAAGATACTGGTTCATCTGTTCTGAATGAAAATACTGACCAAAATGTTTCACACTCAGACACGAAAGTTGACATTAACACTCCACAATTAATATTCAGCCAGTTACCTGAACAGAAAGAGAAATGTTTTACGGTGGAAGGTAACATTCCAAAAATTGGCGATGATCAATCACCCGCCACAAGAAATCCAACAGAAAATAATAGAGAGCACAAGGAGCATAATTCTAAAAGAAAACATGCTGACGCGATTGAAAGAAAGATAGCAGTTATGATGATTGTTATTACAGGGGCAAGTGTTTTAAGCTTTGTGCCTTACTTTATCGTGAACCTTGGAGTAAAGCGGAAATCAAACACACCCGAACAAGAATTCAGTGTCGGTATGCAGATTGCACTACGGTCGTTCATGCTCAACAATGCTGTAAATCCCTACATCATGGGGTTATTTAACACGCAGTTTAGACGTTTTGTAAAGGACATCATTTGTAAATGTCAGTGTTTAAGGAAGTAG